In Ochrobactrum sp. Marseille-Q0166, a single genomic region encodes these proteins:
- a CDS encoding glutathione binding-like protein, with product MAEQTKPIELYYWPTPNGFKISIMLEELGVPYEVKYVNIGKGDQFQPDFLKIAPNNRMPAIIDPEGPGGEPISVFESGAILQYLGRKFGKFYPTDERKRVIVDEWLMWQMGGLGPMSGQAGHFRNYAPEKVQYGIDRYTNEVNRLYGVLNRQLEGKDYIAGEYSIADMASIGWINAYKNFDQQLEDFPNLKRWYETMNARPAVQRGLGVGKEEREKSNLANDKEAQKILFGQKAR from the coding sequence ATGGCTGAGCAGACAAAACCCATTGAGCTTTACTATTGGCCTACCCCTAATGGCTTCAAGATCAGCATCATGCTGGAGGAACTGGGTGTTCCTTACGAAGTCAAATATGTTAACATTGGCAAGGGTGATCAGTTCCAGCCCGACTTTCTTAAAATCGCACCCAATAACCGTATGCCTGCTATCATTGATCCGGAAGGACCAGGTGGCGAGCCGATATCGGTTTTTGAATCAGGCGCGATTCTTCAGTATCTCGGGCGCAAGTTCGGAAAGTTTTATCCGACCGATGAACGCAAGCGTGTCATTGTTGACGAATGGCTGATGTGGCAAATGGGCGGACTTGGGCCCATGTCGGGTCAGGCCGGACACTTTCGCAATTATGCGCCGGAAAAGGTGCAATATGGCATCGACCGCTACACCAATGAGGTCAACCGTCTTTATGGTGTTCTCAATCGTCAGCTTGAAGGTAAAGACTATATCGCGGGCGAATATTCTATCGCTGATATGGCCAGCATCGGCTGGATCAATGCGTACAAGAATTTCGATCAGCAACTGGAGGATTTCCCGAACCTCAAGCGCTGGTATGAAACCATGAATGCACGACCTGCCGTGCAGCGTGGCCTTGGGGTAGGCAAGGAAGAGCGCGAAAAGTCTAACCTAGCAAATGACAAGGAAGCGCAGAAAATACTGTTTGGCCAAAAGGCGCGTTAA
- a CDS encoding sel1 repeat family protein, producing MTQFQSGTHHYKAVSQDRILLEMGLKYAIGRDCEIDVVEAHKWLNIAAIRGNEKAERMRNQVAATMSKSELAAALRGAREWMTSH from the coding sequence ATGACGCAGTTTCAAAGCGGTACACACCATTATAAGGCAGTTTCTCAGGATCGCATCCTGCTGGAGATGGGTTTGAAATACGCCATTGGTCGCGATTGCGAAATTGATGTCGTGGAAGCGCATAAGTGGCTCAACATCGCGGCGATCCGTGGCAACGAGAAAGCCGAACGTATGCGTAATCAGGTTGCAGCCACCATGAGCAAGAGTGAGCTGGCAGCAGCACTGCGTGGCGCACGCGAATGGATGACTTCGCACTGA
- a CDS encoding DUF2147 domain-containing protein, translating into MIRTFIMGMTAAVALTAGLAAPAFAEEAIVGSWKRSNGTIISYAACGGGKYCGTVQTGEYKGKSIGTMSGKDGSYKGEVNKLDEGKTYTGKASVKGNTLSLSGCVMGGLICKSESLSRQ; encoded by the coding sequence ATGATCCGCACTTTTATTATGGGAATGACCGCTGCTGTGGCGCTGACGGCAGGTTTGGCCGCACCAGCGTTTGCTGAAGAAGCAATTGTCGGTTCCTGGAAACGTTCGAACGGTACGATTATCAGCTACGCGGCTTGCGGTGGCGGCAAATATTGCGGCACGGTGCAAACCGGCGAATATAAGGGTAAGTCGATTGGCACAATGTCTGGCAAGGATGGCAGCTACAAAGGTGAAGTCAACAAGCTAGACGAAGGCAAGACATACACAGGCAAGGCCAGTGTCAAGGGAAACACTCTTTCACTTTCGGGCTGCGTCATGGGTGGTCTGATCTGCAAGAGTGAAAGCCTTTCTCGGCAGTAA